The genomic DNA CACAACGGCACCGATTTCCCGTGATGATGGGCAACGGACCGACGCCATCGCGGACAAGGAACCAGGGAGTTGTCCCTAGTCCACTACCTCTCCCGGCATTGTTAGCACGAGCATCGCTCGCACACAAGTGTGGTCCCATTCGGCTTCTGGTGACAGGCGACTCTGTGATACTGTGACAGAGTGAGACTAGATGGCAAGGCAATGGCATGGCATCGCGATCgatggatgatgatgactgaCGGCCACTCGGGGCAATGCGGTTTCCTTTCTGGAAGTAGAGTTTCTGCTCCCTCCTAGGATTCTCCGGAGAACTTACTTCTTGGGGTATTCGGAAGGGCACAGAGATCTGGACAAGAGTGAGAGACTGGGGTCTTTGCACATGGACTTCGAGACTTGGCGATGGCCAGGCGTGATGAGGAGAAGCCAGAGTCTGGATGTTTGATCTGCTAGGTTCGAAACTTCTCCTGTTCGCCTTGTTGTTTTGTGGTATGGCGTGCGATCGATAGGGTATGGGTAAGCGATGAACTCTTGGCTACTGCTCTGGTTTGCCTAGGTCGACGTGGCGGAACATTCGTTCGTGCCCGTCGCGGAGAGTTCGTCCTGGTCGCCATGCAATGATGTCTTGCCTTGCGTGACACGCAATCCTCTTTGGGCATCTGGTCGTGGGAGATGTCTTGAATGCCAAGGGATGAGACCTCATTCTGACTGTATGCAAGTGTGTTAGGGATTTCCAAGACATGCTGCAAGGACATACGGATAACGTTTTCCAGAAACCAGGTCTATTCGGATGCATGTACTGTGTGTCTGACATGTCTTGCTTTCGCGTGTGCATTTCCGCATAACGTGGAAACAGCAATCTCAGTCGAGATGCTGTAGGATCCTCGTTCTCCTGAAATGACCTGGGTAGTGATCGTGAGCATTCATGCCTCATTCACACAGCCTGTAAGAAGCTGGGTCGCCTGATCTTGCTCCTTCATACCGCGGATCGGAAAGATCGCACATCCGCTCCAACTTCCCTCTCTGGCAATTTGTCAACTCTCTCCACATCATTTCTGAGCCTAATGCACAACACCTCTCACCTGATGTTATTGTATTCGCCCGACCATTCTGCATTCCATTCGTGACTTCAACAACCCAGTCGCCGCACACCAGCACACCATGCAGCTCAAGCTCTCACTCATCTCAATCTAGCCTCCCACTAAGTCCAGATGCCGAATTCCAGCCCTGTGAAATTCTCAAAAAGGAATAACAAGAGGCCAAACCAGCCATCCGGCCACAAAGTCCCGGACAGGGTCACTCACACTCGCCACACCCCATTCTCCCGAGACATTCTAGCTCATAGTTCTTCACTAAAATGATTTGCTTTAAGGTCCCTGACCATGCGTTGTCCGGCTACTGCACATCAGCCGCGTGAACGTCGGACGGAGCGAGCGGAATTCCCAGCACGTCGGCGACTCGACAGGCATGTTGAACGGCGATTGAAGGCAATCGCTCGGATTATGTTCGTTCGAGTGTGTGAGACATGGGCGCGAGTCATGAGTGAAGAGTGGGAACTTCGACGTCATGTTCAGGCTGCTGGGCTTTTTTCATGTGAAGCTAGCGGTGCTGCCACCGAACCGGTTTCTTGGGAGAATGTCGCGACCCACTGTCGGAGGAAGGTCCAGATGTGAACATGTCTGGTTTGCGAAGCCGTGTTGTGCAGTAGAAGGTGAAGTAGGTGGTTGTGATTGCTGACACAGCCTGGCCGCTGGCTGAGTAGGACATGCTCCGAGGAGCAGAGTTTCCACGCCGCGATGAAGAGACTGAAGTACACATATCACCAACTCCGCAAAACAGCAAGTTCGCGAACACCACTTGCCAAAGATAGACGCATTGTGTCCAGACGCTGCAAAAGAAGGAACGACGTCAGAAACCGCTTGCCAAGCCCACCTCGCAAAAAAAAGTTCTTCAAAACAACcacgcttcacttcaccgcCTCTGTGGTTTTGGCATGATCATCACTGGAACCCTGCCCTGACCCAAACAGATGACGAAGTTTGCCAGCCACGGCACTGGTAACTTACGTCGTGCACACGTCCTTGGGAACTGAGAAGTGGAAAGGTCCTTCCATGCAGATTTTGTCGATGAAACGCTGAGAATGTTTCAGAGGACCGTGCGGTCTGACTCGTGGTATCAGGCATTCCATGCTGCCATGcacttcagcttcacctCGAGGCTGGGAATAGGTAATGAGTAGTGATGGGAAGGAGCAGAAAGCTCTGCTGCAAAGTTGAACTGATACATATCGTACAGCTGGATTCCGACGAATATCACAAAAGTCCTCAGAGAGCCATTCGCAGACCGAACACATCTCGTCCTTCAAGGCTTGTATGTCGAGTCCTCTTCCGCCGGATTAGGTCCCCCATCCTATCGGTAACATCCCAAAAGTCAGCAACGAGCTAGAGGACCCAAATCCCAGGTAAAAGAACCAGGGACGAAACGTTCcaaagagagaaagaaaatCACTCACCGCCACTGTGTCCGCGGTACTCACGCCTCCGTCACCGCTACTCTGACAGTTAGCTTCAATCTCTTCTCACGACCTCACCTCACACCTTCTCCGTGAGGAGAAGAGGGGCTGAGGAATTGGAACCACTTACGCAGTCCCTCCAACATTCCGATTCGGATTCCCAACATGCGCTCCATTCCCTCCACTCGCTGCATTCCCATCGAGAACGGCCTGTCGAACTTCGTTGGAGGATTTACCCTCGCGGGCCGAGACATCGGATGCGATGGCGCTACTGTTGATCATCGAAACGGCGTTCTTACGTTAGTCCAAGCTCTCCGTCGTTGACACTGACAAAGACAATATTGTTGTATGGACTTACGTCTTACTCCTCGTCTGACGTCCACCTTCAGAGGAAGGAACATAAGAATCGTCTGAGCCACGGTTTCCGCCATCTGGGCCTCCGTCGCGGACAGTGTCAGCTGTTGAGAGACCTCCGTCTTGGGCGGTGCCGCCGACGCCGTAGTTGGGGTTTCCGGTGGACATTCTCGTTTGCTTGTATGGAAATTTGCTCAGTGACCAAGTGTGTTTCTGAGAAGTTGCAGGTAGGTCAATCAGTCAAACAATCAAGAGAAGGCAACAAGAACCAGAAACAACAGTCGAGAGGTGCAGTCCCATATTCAACACCATGTGTCTCCAGCAATGACGTTGTTTTCTGGAGTCGTGGGGCAAGTCCAAGGTCATGTCCAAAATCCTTTTCCTTGGCTTGGTCGTTTGTCACTCCTCCAATACTATTGGCCACTCCTCTGCATACGGTCTCCATTCAAGGTGGAAAAGAGATGCCAGCTTGGCACACGCCGACATCGTCATATCCAACCCAAACAAGTCAACCACCCAGAAGTTCTCTACTGCTTCTATGACTCTGCGTGTGGTTGTTCGTAATGGTGCATGAGTTAGTCGGCAAGCAGCACCCGAATTCATAGCGTGTGGCACTAGTTAGTCAGGTGCTGATCTCTCCAGACTCCGGACCTTCCTCCAGCACTGTCAGTCAAACCTGCTTGTCCTTGCAACAACAAGTTACCCAAAACACAATGCATGATTGGCGAacgagtcgaagaagaaaccAACCAGTGACTACCACAACCCTTAGCCACTTAAGACAATCATAATGACATTGGCCACCAAAAGTCACCCAGCAAGCAAACAGGTTTTCCATCCCAGCACCTAGCTAGCAGCGACGAGTGACGCATGAACCGGCTCGACTCTTGGCACCTTAGCTCAAGGTGCAGACTGCAGTGCAGATACAGAGAGGTCAGCTGTACACACCAACTTCTACTGCTCCCTTGTCAGAAAAGAACCGTCGGCAGCTGTCAGATGCAATTTGTGAAACACGACACAGAAGAAGACGTACCCAGCTATACCTTGATGGCAAAGTCACACGCACCTACATGCACCCCACTGTAACACCGGTAAAGGCACAACTTGCAATGTTTTTCAATTTTTCTTTTCAATTTTCGATAGTTTGTTTTCGTTCGTCTAAGAGGTAATAGATACTTCCTACGTACAGAGAGCTTTGCTTTCGCTTTgcgtcctcctcttcattTTGCTCTTTCCTGTCCAGAGTTACCCTGGTCAATTCATAGCAAAACCGAGCAAGGCCTTTCGATGCGCGCGAGTTTTCCCTCTGCACGAGGATCAATCTTGTTGTCGTTCGTAAAAAGTCGTAGAGAATGCCGAATGGAACGTGCGTGTAAACGTGACTGTGACCACCCAATTCCGTCCATCCTTCCCAATAGTAGTCCCCAAACAGAAAAAGGAGATTGTTCTTCCCACACACAAAGAGATCGAGTCGATCAGATTAGGCTTAAAGTCCTGGCTTTTGAGACCAAGCCTGGCAAAAGAAACACAACTTTGCCAAAATTTTCTTTCCCCACACATGCTGCGCCATGAGGTTCGTACAAAAGGAAGTGAACAAGTTTTGTGCGTGTCAAAAAAGAAGTCTCGCGCGCAAGAACGCTGTCATGGTTTGCCGACAGCGCCGTGCGTTCGTTGATCATAACCTCTCCAGCCTATAGCGGCGTGTAGTTCTGTAGTCTGAAACAAATACTTTCTGGATTGCGGGTGCGGAGGCCTGTGGACTTAGGCAATGTCGCCCCAAGAGATACGGTGTCGCTTGGGTCGAGCCGGCCACGGAGCAATCGCGCCCGAAAAGTCCGGTATGGTATGATGATTGCAGTCCAATCGCCGCCGTGCAAACTTCGGAGGCCATGACATCCATGCCCGATCAAGCATGTCCAGGAAGTGCTCTTCGAATTGCGCGACCGTCTGCTCTCCTGTAGTGCATGCTCAATGTATCCGGGTCAAGCTCACCGCTcgtgtcatcatcatcagctgCCGACAAGGATGAGCCAGCGACCAAGCTGTAGTCACTTGCACTGGCTCCGGGCCGGGCGCCCTGTCGAAGTGGCTGGTCTTGGTATTTTTCGCTGAAGACGTGTCCATAGCTGCGCTTGTGCGTGGTGTCCACCGGTGTTTGTGTGGCACTGAAGTAGGAGTGCGAGGGAGCAGCGGAGCTGGGCGACGAGGCCTCCAACTTGTTACTCGCCAGCATATTGGAAGACGTCTGAAGAGGCGGCAAGTCGAACGCTCGCCCGGAGATGGGCGTCCCAGACGCGCTCGAGCGGCTTTGAGGTTGCATGGGCTGAGGTTGAAGTggcctgctgttgttgtACATGTCCATCGAGGACGAATGTGAGTGACCGGACTGCTGTGCCTGCAATGAAGGTGGCTGTTGGTAAGTTTGGTGTTGCGAGGACATCTGCGGTGGGTACGTCGAATGCTGCGGTTGCTGCGCGAGAGTAGCTTGAGGctgtggcggcggaggcaaGGCCGGCTGCTGCACAGAGTATCGACGGGTATCAGATTGTGCATGCGCGGAGTAATCAATGCTACCgcggtgttgctgctgaacGGCAGTATCGTAGGATGCCTGTGGCGGAGCACTCATTTGCGGCGGTGCTGGTGCATAACCATAGTAGCCTGGTTGTGATGCACTGACCGGTGAAGGTGCAGGAGGAGCTGCGTAGCCTTGCTGGTATTGGGGCGGTGGAGGCTGCATTGGAGGGGCCTGTTGCACGTACGGGCCTTGTTGGTAAGTCTGGGTTGGTGAGGGTCCATACTGTGCAGGTTGATTGAAGGCGGGCTGTGGAGGTTGTGGAGCATTGCCGTATTGGGTGGCTTGGTACGCACTAGCCATATCCTGAGCAGATGGTCTACGTGAAATGGGCTGCCCAAGGGATTGGTGACTGGTGTTACTGGTCGACCGAGGACGAGGGATTGGGTCCATATAGCTATGCGGAGTATGCATCATGCCTGGATATGGCTGCGACTGCGACTCGGGCGTGCTGGACATGCGCGCACGAGCGGCGGCAGTCTCGTCCTCGTACTCATCCCAATCTTTGGCACTGTTCTTCTGGTCGCGGCGGCGCATGCGCACATCTCTCCTGATACGCACGCGACAGCCCTGCTCTGCGACCATCCGGCTCAGAGCAGTGCTTTCCGTCAGGCCTGGGAACTTCTTCGCACTGAAGACCTGGAATGGCTCGGACTTCACTTCGAGGCGATGATTCACTACTGGAGCTCCCTCGCCGGCAGCCTTCGGGTCCTCGGACATTTTGTCCTCGTCCTTGACATTCTTGAGTTCCTCGTACAGGCTGAAGCTCAAGCGGTAGTTTCCCTCGTGACGAACAGATAAGTCTGGGAAAATAAAGTAGCCAGCCGGGTCCGGTCGGTCCAGGTAGACCATTCCTGCCACAGGCGTGCCTGTGAGAACCGGTGGGGTGTGGCGGTCGGCAGAAACACGTCCATGTGCAATTGGGCGGGCGGCCTCCAGGGTGGCGAACAGGAAATAATTGGCATGCATTGTGAAGGTAATGTCATCGGCGCGCTCGCGGCCAGAGCCTTCATAGATCCTCAACTCAACAATCGGGGGTGGATCCACAGGTCTTCGGTCGGCAGAGGCTAGATGTATTGTCAGTGTTGCGCATTGGATGGTGGATGTGACGCGTGCTCACATTTGGCGCCTTGTCCACATGCTCTGGCACGGACTGGCTGTTGTAGCACTGTCATCTCGTATGTGAGGACTCTGCCTTCGGCCGTGGTCCGGGAAATGGAGCTTTTGGTCTCATTGTCGACTGGGATGATGGTCGGACGCTCCATGGCGGAGGGCGTGTCGTCCGAGGACTATGAAGACGGAATCCAAAGTGGGCAGTGAATATCTGTCTGCACTGCGTGGTCAGTGGCGAATACTCGCTGCGCGTGCGCGACAATGGCAGTCACGGCGCGGTGGTTGATGGTTGGTGTGCGTGGTAGGAAGgatgcaagagcaagaaccaGTCCGGTGTGTTGGCGAGCGGCGTTTCCCAAACGCCTGGAATTTGGTTGGATTGCGGCCCACGGGGCAGGAACGGCGCAGTGTCGCAAGGGACTCACTCACAATCGGCGGTCGCGCGAATGGCGATTCCAGGAGGGCAACGTCGTCCGAAGGATCGTGAGAAAGGAAGCTGCGCTGGCAGAGGTGAGGAAGGCGCGCACTGGGGCGTGGTACCGAGTGACCGGAAGAGAAGCGCAGAGCGCAGTGGCAGTGAGTGGGAGCGGGCagggaagaagagcgagTGTCGCTAGCGACCGGGCGTGGGTGGTGAAGCTGAACTGCTGAGCTGCGAGGGCCAGAATCACAGCTGCAGCGCAGGCAGAGAGTCGAGCAGTGTCCCAGGCATGAAGCTGGGCGTGACAGCAGTTGGTTTGGAGCCGCAGCAGAAGAGCGTCCGCTGGGCTGGGAGAGTGATGAATGAAGTGGGAAGGGGTACCCAGGCGTGCGAAGAGAGCAAGACGGCGCGAGGGAGCGAACAAGGGCGCGGCGGCATCCT from Cercospora beticola chromosome 3, complete sequence includes the following:
- a CDS encoding uncharacterized protein (antiSMASH:Cluster_6) — translated: MERPTIIPVDNETKSSISRTTAEGRVLTYEMTVLQQPVRARACGQGAKSSADRRPVDPPPIVELRIYEGSGRERADDITFTMHANYFLFATLEAARPIAHGRVSADRHTPPVLTGTPVAGMVYLDRPDPAGYFIFPDLSVRHEGNYRLSFSLYEELKNVKDEDKMSEDPKAAGEGAPVVNHRLEVKSEPFQVFSAKKFPGLTESTALSRMVAEQGCRVRIRRDVRMRRRDQKNSAKDWDEYEDETAAARARMSSTPESQSQPYPGMMHTPHSYMDPIPRPRSTSNTSHQSLGQPISRRPSAQDMASAYQATQYGNAPQPPQPAFNQPAQYGPSPTQTYQQGPYVQQAPPMQPPPPQYQQGYAAPPAPSPVSASQPGYYGYAPAPPQMSAPPQASYDTAVQQQHRGSIDYSAHAQSDTRRYSVQQPALPPPPQPQATLAQQPQHSTYPPQMSSQHQTYQQPPSLQAQQSGHSHSSSMDMYNNSRPLQPQPMQPQSRSSASGTPISGRAFDLPPLQTSSNMLASNKLEASSPSSAAPSHSYFSATQTPVDTTHKRSYGHVFSEKYQDQPLRQGARPGASASDYSLVAGSSLSAADDDDTSGELDPDTLSMHYRRADGRAIRRALPGHA
- a CDS encoding uncharacterized protein (antiSMASH:Cluster_6) gives rise to the protein MSTGNPNYGVGGTAQDGGLSTADTVRDGGPDGGNRGSDDSYVPSSEGGRQTRSKTSAIASDVSAREGKSSNEVRQAVLDGNAASGGNGAHVGNPNRNVGGTAGDGGVSTADTVADGGPNPAEEDSTYKP